The following proteins are co-located in the Oryzias melastigma strain HK-1 linkage group LG8, ASM292280v2, whole genome shotgun sequence genome:
- the LOC112146749 gene encoding neurexophilin-1 has product MMRPNRGFILLLLNGTACLSLQVVSGQEEDYSSPKSSSSDSSKTLGLLTGQASVSPLSRWMLHSKSRAANATSLELPYQSPGPFSKQEFSKQEFWEMLGSDLLKPDSSGSRVKRRPIVKTGKFKKMFGWGDFYSNIKTVRLNLLITGKIVDHGNGTFSVYFRHNSTGQGNISVSLVPPVKAVEFDLERQSVVYPKDSKIFNCRVDYEKVDRSKRTSLCNYDPSKTCFQEQIQSHVSWICSKPFKVICIYISFYSTDYRLVQKVCPDYNYHNEMPYLPSG; this is encoded by the exons ATGATGCGTCCCAACCGCGGCTTCATCCTGCTCCTCCTCAACGGAACCGCTTGTTTG TCTCTCCAGGTGGTGTCGGGTCAGGAAGAGGACTATTCCAGCCCGAAGAGCTCCTCCAGCGACTCCTCCAAGACGTTGGGTCTCCTGACCGGGCAGGCGTCCGTCTCCCCCCTGAGCCGCTGGATGTTGCACAGTAAAAGCAGAGCCGCGAATGCCACCTCCCTGGAGCTGCCCTACCAAAGCCCGGGCCCTTTCTCCAAGCAGGAGTTTTCCAAACAGGAGTTCTGGGAAATGCTTGGCAGCGATCTGCTCAAACCGGACTCCTCTGGCTCCAGGGTCAAACGCCGGCCCATCGTTAAGACTGGCAAGTTCAAGAAGATGTTTGGCTGGGGAGACTTCTATTCCAATATCAAGACAGTGAGGCTCAACCTGCTGATAACTGGAAAGATCGTGGACCACGGGAACGGCACCTTCAGCGTCTACTTTCGACACAACTCAACGGGCCAGGGCAACATATCCGTCAGCCTGGTGCCGCCGGTCAAAGCCGTGGAGTTTGACCTGGAGCGCCAGAGCGTGGTGTACCCCAAGGACTCCAAGATCTTCAACTGCCGGGTGGACTACGAAAAGGTGGATCGCAGCAAGCGCACCTCGTTGTGCAACTACGACCCATCCAAGACCTGCTTTCAGGAGCAGATCCAGAGCCACGTGTCCTGGATTTGCTCCAAGCCTTTCAAAGTCATCTGTATCTACATTTCCTTTTACAGTACGGACTACCGCCTGGTGCAGAAGGTCTGCCCAGACTACAACTACCACAACGAGATGCCCTACCTGCCCTCGGGCTAG